One Ricinus communis isolate WT05 ecotype wild-type chromosome 7, ASM1957865v1, whole genome shotgun sequence genomic region harbors:
- the LOC8286074 gene encoding chloroplast envelope quinone oxidoreductase homolog, which translates to MAAKLMHAVQYDKYGGGAAGLKHVEVPVPSPKKDEILLKLEATSINPVDWKIQKGILRPIFPRRFPFIPCTDVAGEVVEVGPGVKNFQTGDKVVAHLSHPIGGGLAEFAVAKESLTVARPPEVSAAEGSTLPIAGLTAHQALTQSAGIKLDGNGKQANILVTAASGGVGHFAVQLAKLGNTHVTATCGARNAEFVKSLGADEVLDYRTPEGASLKSPSGRKYDAVIHCATGIPWSTFEPNLSENGKVIDITPNATAMMTFALKKLTFSKKQLVPLIVTVKAENLDYLVKLLKEGKLKAAIDSKHPLSKAEDAWAKSIDGHATGKIVVEP; encoded by the exons ATGGCGGCGAAGTTAATGCACGCTGTTCAATACGATAAGTATGGCGGAGGAGCTGCTGGTTTGAAg CATGTTGAAGTTCCTGTCCCCAGtccaaagaaagatgagaTTTTGCTGAAGTTAGAAGCAACTAGTATAAATCCAGTTGATTGGAAAATTCAAAAGGGCATTTTGCGGCCTATTTTTCCTCGTAGATTCCCTTTCATTCCTT GTACTGATGTGGCAGGAGAGGTTGTAGAGGTTGGACCAGGAGtcaaaaatttccaaactGGTGATAAAGTTGTAGCGCATCTTAGCCATCCT ATTGGGGGCGGACTAGCTGAGTTTGCAGTGGctaaggagagtttaacagtTGCTCGGCCACCTGAAGTTTCCGCAGCTGAAGGGTCAACCTTACCTATTGCTGGTCTCACAGCCCACCAAGCTCTTACTCAGTCTGCTGGGATCAAGCTTGACGGTAATGGCAAGCAGGCAAACATTCTGGTCACTGCTGCCTCAGGTGGTGTGGGTCACTTTGCAGTTCAGCTAGCAAAGCTTGGAAATACACATGTAACGGCCACTTGTGGAGCACGCAACGCAGAATTTGTAAAGAGTTTAGGAGCTGATGAGGTTCTTGATTACAGGACTCCAGAGGGTGCATCTCTGAAGAGCCCATCTGGTCGGAAATATGATGCAGTTATCCACTGTGCCACAGGGATACCATGGAGTACTTTTGAGCCTAATTTGAGTGAAAATGGGAAGGTTATAGATATCACCCCTAATGCTACTGCCATGATGACTTTTGCTTTAAAGAAACTTACCTTCTCCAAGAAGCAGCTAGTGCCACTGATTGTGACCGTCAAGGCTGAGAACCTGGATTATCTCGTTAAATTGTTGAAGGAAGGTAAGCTTAAGGCAGCTATTGACTCGAAGCATCCCTTGAGCAAGGCTGAAGATGCTTGGGCTAAGAGTATTGATGGCCATGCCACTGGGAAGATTGTCGTGGAGCcttag
- the LOC112536644 gene encoding chloroplast envelope quinone oxidoreductase homolog, giving the protein MAGKLMQAVQFDSYGGGAAGLKHVEVPVPTPKRDEVLLKLEATSLNPVDWKIQKGMLRPFLPRRFPHIPGSDVAGEVVEVGPGVKNFKIGDKVVAMVSHLNGGGLSEFAVTKESLTVARPPEVSAAEGAALPVAGLTAQQALVQSAGIKLDGSGKQVNILITAASGGVGHFAVQLAKLGNTHVTATCGARNIEFVKSLGADEVLDYRTPDGAALKSPSGRKYDAVIHCAMGIPWGTFEPNLSENGKVIDITPGASAMMTFALKKLTFSRKQLVPLLLIPKGENLNYLVKLVKEGKLKVVIDSKYPLSKAEDAWAKSIESHATGKIIVES; this is encoded by the exons ATGGCGGGGAAACTAATGCAAGCGGTTCAATTCGATAGTTATGGTGGAGGAGCAGCTGGTTTAAAG CATGTTGAAGTTCCAGTCCCCACTCCAAAGAGAGATGAGGTTTTGCTAAAGTTAGAAGCGACTAGTCTAAATCCAGTTGACTGGAAAATTCAAAAGGGCATGTTGCGTCCTTTTCTTCCTCGTAGATTCCCTCACATACCTG GTAGTGATGTGGCAGGAGAAGTTGTAGAGGTTGGGCCAGGAgtcaaaaatttcaaaattggTGATAAAGTAGTGGCTATGGTTAGCCATCTC AATGGAGGTGGATTATCCGAGTTTGCTGTCACTAAAGAGAGCTTGACAGTTGCTAGGCCACCTGAAGTTTCAGCTGCTGAAGGAGCAGCTTTACCTGTTGCTGGTCTCACAGCCCAGCAGGCACTTGTTCAGTCTGCTGGGATCAAGCTCGATGGAAGTGGTAAGCAGGTGAACATTCTGATCACTGCTGCCTCAGGTGGTGTAGGTCATTTTGCAGTGCAGCTGGCTAAGCTTGGAAACACACATGTGACGGCCACTTGTGGAGCTCGTAATATTGAATTTGTAAAGAGCTTAGGGGCTGATGAAGTTCTCGATTACAGGACTCCAGATGGGGCAGCTCTAAAGAGCCCCTCTGGTCGGAAGTATGACGCAGTTATCCACTGTGCCATGGGAATCCCCTGGGGAACCTTTGAGCCTAACTTGAGTGAAAACGGGAAGGTTATAGATATTACTCCTGGAGCTAGTGCCATGATGACTTTTGCTCTAAAGAAACTCACCTTCTCCAGGAAGCAGCTTGTACCATTGCTTTTGATTCCCAAAGGTGAGAACCTGAATTATCTAGTCAAACTAGTGAAGGAAGGGAAGCTTAAGGTAGTAATTGACTCGAAATATCCCTTAAGCAAGGCTGAAGATGCTTGGGCAAAGAGTATTGAGAGCCATGCTACTGGGAAGATTATTGTGGAGTCTTAG
- the LOC8269566 gene encoding chloroplast envelope quinone oxidoreductase homolog isoform X2, translated as MGWERRSFTWGTDVAGEVIVVGSGVKNFQTGDKVVVHLGFSNGGGLAEFVVAKESLTAARPPEVSATEGSTLPMAGLTAHQALTQYTGIKLDGSGEQANILVTAASGGVGHFAVQLAKLGNTHVTATCGARNIELVKSLGADEVLDYKTPEGAVLKSPSGRKYDVVIHCATGIPWSTFEPNLSENGKVVDLTPNATAAMTFALKKLSFSKKQLVPLILTPTAENLNYLLKLLKEGKLRAIIESKHPLSKAEDAWAKSIDGHATGKIVVEP; from the exons ATGGGATGGGAGAGACGCTCTTTTACTTGGG GTACTGACGTGGCAGGAGAGGTTATAGTGGTTGGATCAGGAGtcaaaaatttccaaactGGTGACAAAGTTGTAGTGCATCTCGGCTTTTCT AATGGAGGTGGACTAGCTGAATTTGTTGTGGCTAAGGAGAGCTTGACAGCTGCTAGGCCACCTGAAGTTTCAGCAACTGAAGGGTCGACCTTACCTATGGCTGGTCTCACAGCCCACCAGGCTCTTACTCAGTATACCGGGATCAAGCTCGATGGAAGTGGCGAGCAGGCAAACATACTGGTCACTGCTGCCTCTGGTGGTGTGGGTCACTTTGCAGTTCAGCTAGCAAAGCTTGGGAACACACATGTGACGGCCACTTGTGGAGCCCGGAACATTGAACTTGTAAAGAGTTTAGGGGCTGATGAGGTTCTCGATTACAAGACTCCAGAAGGGGCAGTTCTGAAGAGCCCATCTGGTCGGAAGTATGATGTAGTTATCCACTGTGCCACAGGGATTCCGTGGAGTACTTTTGAGCCTAACTTGAGTGAAAATGGGAAGGTGGTAGATCTCACCCCTAATGCTACTGCCGCAATGACGTTTGCTCTTAAGAAACTTAGTTTCTCCAAGAAACAGCTAGTGCCACTGATTCTGACGCCCACAGCTGAGAACCTGAATTATCTTCTTAAACTGTTGAAGGAAGGGAAGCTTAGGGCAATTATTGAGTCGAAGCATCCCTTGAGCAAGGCTGAAGATGCTTGGGCTAAGAGTATTGACGGCCATGCTACTGGGAAGATTGTCGTGGAGCCTTAG
- the LOC8269565 gene encoding chloroplast envelope quinone oxidoreductase homolog, giving the protein MARKLMRAVQYDKYGGGAAGLKHVEVPVPCPKKDEVLLKLEATSINPFDLKIQKGVARPFLPPRFPYVPCTDMAGEVVEVGPGVKNFQTGDKVVAYLGPFNGGGLGDFAVAKESSTAARPPEVSAAEGSTLPIAGVTAYQALTQSAGIKLDKSGKHANILVTAASGGVGHFAVQLAKLGNTYVTATCGARNIEFVKSLGADEVLDYRTPEGAALKSPSGRKYDAVIHCTTGIPWSTFERNLSENGKVVDLTPNATAMMTSALKKLTFSRKQLVPLLATPKAENLEVLLKLVKEGKVKAVIDSKHPFNTAEDAWAKLADGQATGKIVVEPCI; this is encoded by the exons atgGCGAGGAAACTAATGCGCGCAGTTCAATACGATAAGTATGGTGGAGGAGCTGCTGGCTTAAAG CATGTTGAAGTTCCAGTCCCATGTCCAAAAAAAGATGAGGTTTTGCTAAAGTTGGAAGCAACTAGTATAAATCCATTTGATCTGAAAATACAGAAGGGCGTGGCGCGGCCTTTTCTTCCTCCTAGATTCCCTTACGTTCCTT GTACTGATATGGCAGGAGAGGTTGTAGAGGTTGGACCAGGAGtcaaaaatttccaaactGGTGACAAAGTTGTAGCATATCTCGGCCCTTTT AATGGAGGTGGACTAGGTGATTTTGCTGTGGCGAAGGAGAGCTCGACAGCTGCTAGGCCACCTGAAGTTTCAGCAGCTGAAGGGTCAACCTTACCTATTGCTGGTGTCACAGCCTACCAGGCTCTTACTCAGTCTGCTGGGATCAAGCTTGATAAAAGTGGCAAGCACGCAAACATTCTGGTAACTGCTGCCTCAGGTGGAGTGGGTCACTTTGCAGTTCAGCTAGCGAAGCTTGGGAACACATATGTGACAGCCACTTGTGGAGCACGCAACATTGAATTTGTAAAGAGTTTAGGGGCTGATGAGGTTCTCGATTACAGGACTCCAGAGGGGGCAGCTCTGAAGAGCCCATCTGGTCGGAAGTATGATGCAGTTATCCACTGTACCACAGGGATTCCCTGGAGTACCTTCGAGCGTAATTTGAGCGAGAATGGGAAGGTGGTAGATCTCACCCCTAATGCTACTGCCATGATGACTTCTGCTCTTAAGAAACTTACCTTCTCGAGGAAGCAGCTAGTGCCACTGCTTGCAACGCCCAAAGCTGAGAACCTGGAGGTTCTTCTTAAACTGGTGAAGGAAGGGAAGGTTAAGGCAGTTATCGACTCGAAACATCCCTTCAACACGGCTGAAGATGCTTGGGCCAAGCTTGCTGACGGCCAGGCTACTGGGAAGATTGTTGTGGAGCCTTGCATATAA
- the LOC8269566 gene encoding chloroplast envelope quinone oxidoreductase homolog isoform X1, with protein sequence MAGKSMHAVQYDKYGGGAAGLKHAEVPVPSPKKDEILVKVEAISMNPADWKIQKGMLRPFFPRRFPFIPCTDVAGEVIVVGSGVKNFQTGDKVVVHLGFSNGGGLAEFVVAKESLTAARPPEVSATEGSTLPMAGLTAHQALTQYTGIKLDGSGEQANILVTAASGGVGHFAVQLAKLGNTHVTATCGARNIELVKSLGADEVLDYKTPEGAVLKSPSGRKYDVVIHCATGIPWSTFEPNLSENGKVVDLTPNATAAMTFALKKLSFSKKQLVPLILTPTAENLNYLLKLLKEGKLRAIIESKHPLSKAEDAWAKSIDGHATGKIVVEP encoded by the exons ATGGCGGGGAAGTCAATGCACGCAGTTCAATACGATAAGTATGGCGGAGGAGCTGCTGGTTTAAAG CATGCTGAAGTTCCAGTCCCCAGtccaaagaaagatgagaTATTGGTAAAGGTAGAAGCCATTAGTATGAATCCAGCTGATTGGAAAATTCAAAAGGGCATGCTGCGGCCTTTTTTTCCTCGTAGATTCCCTTTCATTCCTT GTACTGACGTGGCAGGAGAGGTTATAGTGGTTGGATCAGGAGtcaaaaatttccaaactGGTGACAAAGTTGTAGTGCATCTCGGCTTTTCT AATGGAGGTGGACTAGCTGAATTTGTTGTGGCTAAGGAGAGCTTGACAGCTGCTAGGCCACCTGAAGTTTCAGCAACTGAAGGGTCGACCTTACCTATGGCTGGTCTCACAGCCCACCAGGCTCTTACTCAGTATACCGGGATCAAGCTCGATGGAAGTGGCGAGCAGGCAAACATACTGGTCACTGCTGCCTCTGGTGGTGTGGGTCACTTTGCAGTTCAGCTAGCAAAGCTTGGGAACACACATGTGACGGCCACTTGTGGAGCCCGGAACATTGAACTTGTAAAGAGTTTAGGGGCTGATGAGGTTCTCGATTACAAGACTCCAGAAGGGGCAGTTCTGAAGAGCCCATCTGGTCGGAAGTATGATGTAGTTATCCACTGTGCCACAGGGATTCCGTGGAGTACTTTTGAGCCTAACTTGAGTGAAAATGGGAAGGTGGTAGATCTCACCCCTAATGCTACTGCCGCAATGACGTTTGCTCTTAAGAAACTTAGTTTCTCCAAGAAACAGCTAGTGCCACTGATTCTGACGCCCACAGCTGAGAACCTGAATTATCTTCTTAAACTGTTGAAGGAAGGGAAGCTTAGGGCAATTATTGAGTCGAAGCATCCCTTGAGCAAGGCTGAAGATGCTTGGGCTAAGAGTATTGACGGCCATGCTACTGGGAAGATTGTCGTGGAGCCTTAG